The segment TGCTGAACGTGCTGATTGAGCGCCTGGCTTACCGGCCCCTGCGCAGCGCCCCCAAACTGGTCCCGCTGATTACGGCAATTGGGGTCTCGCTGATTTTGCAGGACGTGCTGCGAATTATTGAAGGCTTCCAGGGCCGCTTTGACCTGACCTATACCCTGCCTGCCGGCTTTTCCGGGCCGTTCTGCGGCGCCGAGAGTTCCTGCGCCAGTGTGGGCACCTTCCTGAACAGCATCGGCGTGCGCATCAAGGTCACGGACGTGATCGTGATCGTGGTGTCGCTGGTCAGTCTGGCGGCGCTGAACTATCTGGTGAACCGCACCCGCATGGGCAAGGCCATTCGCGCCACCGCGCAGGACCGCGTAACCGCCGGCCTGATGGGTATTGACGGCAACCGCATGATCAGCCTGACCTTCCTGATCGGCGGGGCGCTGGGCGGCATCAGCGGCGTGCTGTTCGGCATGAAATTCGGGACCATCAACGCCTACAGCGGCTTTGACCCTGGCATCATCGCCTTTACGGCGGCCGTGCTGGGCGGGATCGGTTCGATTCCGGGCGCGGTGCTGGGCGGCCTGACCCTGGGCGTCATCCAGAGTCTGATTGGCGCCATGAGTGTGCTGGGCAGTGTCACGGGCATTGCCAACCTGGAAGCGATTGACGCCTCTTATCAGCGCATCGGGGCCTTCCTGGTGCTGGTGCTGATTCTGATCTTCAAACCCACCGGTCTGCTCGGCAAGAGCAACGTGGAGAAGGTATGACGGCCGCGCCCCGCAGGCCCGCACGGGCCTCACGCGCCGAGCAGTCGGTGCTGCTGCTGCTGTTTTTCCTGGTCACCAGCGCAGGCCTGCTGGTTTCTCACAACGGCGACCTGCTGAACCAACTGGGGAGCGTCGGCGCCGCGCTGAAAAACCCCATCGTGGAAGCGCTGCTGGTCAGCCTCTTCCTGGCCAACATCCTGTTTGCCTACCTGTGGCGCGCGCACCCGGCCGTCAAGGCCGTCGTGGGGGCCGGCAGCCTGCTGCTGGTGTTGCCCCTGGCGGGCCGCGCCGACACCAGCCTGCTGGACCTGAGCATTCAGGTCATGATTTTCGCCGCGCTGGCGCTGGGCCTGAACATCGTGGTGGGTCTGGCCGGTCTGCTGGACCTGGGGTATATCGCCTTCTTCGCGGTGGGCGCGTATACCTGGTCCATCTTTGGCAGCCCCCGTTTCTCGGAAATCCTGAGCTACTTCGGCGAGAACCCCGGCGCCACCAACGCCAGCACCCTGGCGCTGGGCCTGTTCCTGACCGTCATCACGGCGGCCAGTATGGTGTACCTCAACCGCCTGACCAAGCGCACCGCCGCCACGGCCGCGACCACCTGGAGCTTCCGCCTGGCGAGTCTGGGTCTGGTGGCCGGCATCATCCTGACCGCCCGCGCCATCCTGGTGCTGATGTCGGGGCAGGCCGACAGCCTGGCCGGCGGCATCAACCCCGCGTTCTTCTGGCTGTTCCTGGCGCTGGCCATCTTCACAGCCGCCGTGGTGGGCGTTCTGATCGGCCTGCCTGTGCTGAGGCTGAAGGGCGATTACCTGGCCATCATCACCCTGGGCCTGGGCGAAGTGATTCGCGTGCTGGCCCTGAACCTCGACCTGTACTCGGCCGGCTCTCAGGGCATCACCCCAGTCGGCAGCGCCTCGGTGCCGTGGTTTAACGCCCTGGCCGGTGCACTGGGGTTTGAAGAAGCGCAGTACAACCTGCTGTTTCTGTACCTGCTGGTGCTGGCCGTGATTGCGGTCATCATGATGGTGAATGTGCGGCTGGACAAGAGCCGCATCGGCCGCGCCTGGATCGCCATCCGTGACGACGAGGTGGCGGCGCAGGCGATGGGCGTGCCCCTGCTGCAAACCAAGCTGATCGCCTTTGCGACCGGGGCCTCGTTCGCCGGGGTCATGGGCATGATCTTTGCCGCCAAGCAGACCTTTATCAGCCCCGAGAGCTTCGTGCTGAACGAAAGCATCATGGTGCTGGCGATGGTGATTCTGGGCGGCATGGGCTCGCTGCCCGGCGTAGTGCTGGGCGCCGCTGTCGTGGCGCTACTGCGGTTCCGCGTGCTGCCCGGCCTGGGCGAAGCCACCGCCAACGTGGACTGGATTCCCCAGCAGGTCAACCCGGCCCAGCTGCAAAAGCTGATCTTCGGCGCCATTCTGGTGGCCATGATGCTGGTGCGCCCTGAAGGGCTGCTGCCCAGCCGCCGCCGTCAGCTGGAACTGCATCACGACGACAACCAGGAAGACGACAGCGTAGACGGCAATGCGGGCGCGCTGGGTAGGGGCAACCAGGGCGACGTCTACAGTCCGGGGCTGGCCCCCGCCAACGAAAATGACCGCAGTGGAGGCGCGAAGTGAGCGGGGCAACTATTCTGGACGTGGCCGGTGTGACCAAGGTCTTCGGCGGCCTCACGGCAGTCAGCGACGTGACCATGAGCGTTCCCGAGCGCAGCATCGTCAGCGTGATCGGACCGAACGGCGCGGGCAAGACGACCTTTTTCAACATGGTTACGGGTATCTATCAGCCCACCAAGGGCACCATTCGCCTGGCCGGGCGCGAACTCGTGGGCCTGCGTCCCGACCAGGTGACCGAGGCCGGCATTGCGCGCACCTTTCAGAACATCCGGCTGTTTTCCACCATGACCAGCGAGGAAAACATCATGGTGGGACGGCACTCGCGGCTGAAAAGTGGCTTTGTGGACGCGGTGCTGCGCACGAAAAAGTTCCACGGGGCCGAGCAGGAAGCGCGCGACGCTGCCCGCGTGATGCTGGATTTCGTGGGCCTGGGCAAGTGGCGCAATGAGCTGGCCACCAACCTCCCCTACGGCGACCAGCGCAAGCTGGAAATCGCCCGCGCGCTGGCCACCACGCCCAAGCTGATCCTGCTGGACGAGCCGGCCGCCGGCATGAACCCGCGCGAGACCGAGGACCTGAAGGCCCTGATTCGTCGGATTCGCGACGAGCTGGGCGTGACAGTCTGCCTGATTGAACACGACATGCGCCTGGTCATGACCCTGTCGGAGCACATCACGGTGCTGGACTACGGCAGCAAGATTGCCGAGGGTCTGCCCCACCAGGTTCGCAACGACCCGCGCGTGATGGAAGCGTACCTGGGCCGCGGGGCGGCGGCCGGCGAGTACGGGAAGGAAGAGCGCCCCCATGCCTGACACCATGCTGGAACTGAACGACGTTCACACGTATTACGACCACATCCACGCCCTCAAGGGCATTTCCATGACCGTGAACGAGGGCGAAATCGTGGCCCTGATTGGCGGCAACGGGGCCGGGAAAACGACCACCCTGCGCACCATCAGCGGCATGATGAAACCCAAGCGCGGCAGCCTGGCCTTTAAGGGGCAGTCCATCGCTG is part of the Deinococcus betulae genome and harbors:
- a CDS encoding branched-chain amino acid ABC transporter permease; the protein is MTAAPRRPARASRAEQSVLLLLFFLVTSAGLLVSHNGDLLNQLGSVGAALKNPIVEALLVSLFLANILFAYLWRAHPAVKAVVGAGSLLLVLPLAGRADTSLLDLSIQVMIFAALALGLNIVVGLAGLLDLGYIAFFAVGAYTWSIFGSPRFSEILSYFGENPGATNASTLALGLFLTVITAASMVYLNRLTKRTAATAATTWSFRLASLGLVAGIILTARAILVLMSGQADSLAGGINPAFFWLFLALAIFTAAVVGVLIGLPVLRLKGDYLAIITLGLGEVIRVLALNLDLYSAGSQGITPVGSASVPWFNALAGALGFEEAQYNLLFLYLLVLAVIAVIMMVNVRLDKSRIGRAWIAIRDDEVAAQAMGVPLLQTKLIAFATGASFAGVMGMIFAAKQTFISPESFVLNESIMVLAMVILGGMGSLPGVVLGAAVVALLRFRVLPGLGEATANVDWIPQQVNPAQLQKLIFGAILVAMMLVRPEGLLPSRRRQLELHHDDNQEDDSVDGNAGALGRGNQGDVYSPGLAPANENDRSGGAK
- a CDS encoding branched-chain amino acid ABC transporter permease, translating into MDLATLLPFLVEVIVGGLVLGFVYAIIALGYTMVYGVLQLINFAHSEVFVTGAVVGFEVFRVLAGVEINGYLKLIIALISAMLVSGLLNVLIERLAYRPLRSAPKLVPLITAIGVSLILQDVLRIIEGFQGRFDLTYTLPAGFSGPFCGAESSCASVGTFLNSIGVRIKVTDVIVIVVSLVSLAALNYLVNRTRMGKAIRATAQDRVTAGLMGIDGNRMISLTFLIGGALGGISGVLFGMKFGTINAYSGFDPGIIAFTAAVLGGIGSIPGAVLGGLTLGVIQSLIGAMSVLGSVTGIANLEAIDASYQRIGAFLVLVLILIFKPTGLLGKSNVEKV
- a CDS encoding ABC transporter ATP-binding protein, coding for MSGATILDVAGVTKVFGGLTAVSDVTMSVPERSIVSVIGPNGAGKTTFFNMVTGIYQPTKGTIRLAGRELVGLRPDQVTEAGIARTFQNIRLFSTMTSEENIMVGRHSRLKSGFVDAVLRTKKFHGAEQEARDAARVMLDFVGLGKWRNELATNLPYGDQRKLEIARALATTPKLILLDEPAAGMNPRETEDLKALIRRIRDELGVTVCLIEHDMRLVMTLSEHITVLDYGSKIAEGLPHQVRNDPRVMEAYLGRGAAAGEYGKEERPHA